The Amycolatopsis mongoliensis genome includes a window with the following:
- a CDS encoding SEFIR domain-containing protein, producing the protein MTREQQETTTPGAGKPPRVFVTYSHDDERHRDLVREFATFLRAEVGIDVRLDQWADDGRRDWSLWAVEQLTEADFVLVIASPDYKRRAEGTEVPHLGRGAQFEAAMIRDNITQDLPRATRRILPVVLPGRRVEEIPAFLNAHSTTRYEIEEFTMDGVAELLVAFTGVARFALPEIGTFVGARSRPSSPKAALLTSALRPAACSSDVRMTGAEIDGMHRGDSIVYRPSLFAHEPRAVVEYNLGRRYTGFEAVAGVLDDAADADQSGCFQVFLDGVPQGQVEVRMGRPAWMRHDVVNVLRLKLVAYRPGTTASPLLAGVLAAGGQSNKLPELAWGNPMLFE; encoded by the coding sequence ATGACGAGGGAGCAGCAAGAAACAACCACACCGGGTGCGGGAAAACCGCCCAGGGTCTTCGTCACCTATTCCCACGACGACGAACGGCACCGCGACCTCGTTCGTGAATTCGCGACGTTCCTGCGCGCCGAGGTGGGGATCGATGTCCGGCTCGACCAATGGGCCGACGACGGCCGCCGGGACTGGTCGCTCTGGGCTGTCGAGCAGCTCACCGAAGCGGACTTCGTGCTGGTGATCGCCTCACCCGACTACAAGCGGCGCGCGGAAGGCACCGAAGTGCCGCACCTGGGGCGCGGTGCGCAGTTCGAAGCCGCGATGATCCGCGACAACATCACCCAGGACCTGCCCCGGGCCACCCGGCGGATCCTGCCCGTCGTGCTGCCGGGCCGCCGCGTCGAGGAAATCCCGGCCTTTCTCAACGCGCACTCCACCACGCGGTACGAGATCGAAGAGTTCACGATGGACGGTGTCGCGGAACTGCTGGTCGCGTTCACCGGGGTGGCTCGCTTCGCACTGCCCGAAATCGGCACGTTCGTGGGCGCGCGGTCCCGACCCAGCTCACCGAAGGCGGCCCTGCTGACCTCTGCGCTACGCCCGGCCGCCTGCAGTTCGGACGTCCGCATGACCGGCGCGGAGATCGACGGGATGCACCGGGGCGACAGCATCGTTTACCGGCCCTCCCTCTTCGCGCACGAACCGCGCGCGGTGGTCGAATACAACCTCGGCCGCCGCTACACGGGCTTCGAGGCCGTCGCCGGGGTGCTCGACGACGCCGCCGACGCCGACCAGAGCGGCTGTTTCCAGGTCTTCCTCGACGGTGTCCCGCAGGGCCAGGTCGAGGTCCGGATGGGACGGCCGGCGTGGATGCGCCACGACGTCGTCAACGTGCTGCGGCTCAAGCTCGTCGCCTACAGGCCGGGAACCACCGCGAGTCCGCTGCTGGCGGGCGTACTGGCCGCCGGCGGGCAGTCGAACAAGCTCCCCGAGCTGGCTTGGGGGAACCCGATGCTCTTCGAGTAG
- a CDS encoding helix-turn-helix domain-containing protein: MQDFGAELKRRRTSVGMSLTGLAAAVHFTKGYLSKVENGKARVNRELAKACDEALDAKGELLALVAERGMSARRNAGGIVGLPDGGRFFVGRETELEALSALLLDPDDARVGVVHGMAGAGKTTLAVAAARRVERAFPDGCLFFDLRGHTPGATELSPGEALGRLLRLLDVSAGQLPADEDGLANLVRDQLRGRRMILVLDNVRSADQVRAIVPGETPSRILVTSRGRLPALDDAWHFPVDVLPLEDAVRLLRSVAGEHAPADDSVATELVRHCGRLPLAIRIVAARFVAGGWTATRLRDRLADEKTRLGTLDDGERSVATAFAVSYDSLPGDQRRLLGLLALHPATTAEIAAVEALTGLGPGEADRLVDRLHDAHLVVRDERGYVELHDLMRMFASTHALPGLAPDDREVAVSRLVDHALTTTLAADELAEPYRFRPDTGLPASSTVPFADADGALAWLTAQWPMLAEIVDSAFRHGLHDRCWQLAFVLRAFFFREKLFEPWIRTHERALEAARATGDLSATGMILNNLGMAHIESGRVDEAIRFHQQAQECFAQARDDRGAIDALSSLAWARLYRGEAEATLTDLTTVLDVYRRTGRTRNVVIALRGIALASTALDRFPEALSSAREAVELAQLPVDRAMSVNGEAWVRFRAGQWDDAERCYRLAAELADDAGSEYERARALTGLGNTAAGRGDHQAAARWWAEAAAYRVTLDPTVLGEAAYRNSLAVAE, translated from the coding sequence ATGCAGGACTTTGGAGCGGAATTGAAACGTCGACGGACGTCGGTCGGCATGTCACTGACCGGACTCGCGGCCGCCGTGCATTTCACCAAGGGCTATCTCAGCAAGGTGGAGAACGGCAAGGCCCGGGTGAACCGGGAGCTGGCCAAGGCCTGCGACGAAGCGCTCGACGCCAAGGGCGAACTGCTCGCCCTGGTCGCGGAACGGGGAATGTCCGCGCGCCGCAACGCCGGTGGCATTGTCGGCCTGCCGGACGGCGGCCGGTTCTTCGTCGGGCGGGAAACCGAACTCGAGGCGCTTTCCGCGCTGCTGCTGGACCCGGACGATGCCCGGGTCGGCGTGGTGCACGGAATGGCGGGCGCCGGCAAGACGACGCTGGCCGTCGCCGCGGCCCGCCGCGTCGAGCGGGCCTTCCCCGACGGCTGCCTCTTCTTCGACCTCCGCGGGCACACGCCGGGCGCGACCGAGCTTTCGCCCGGTGAAGCCCTCGGCCGGCTGCTGCGGCTGCTGGACGTCTCGGCCGGCCAGCTGCCCGCCGACGAGGACGGCCTGGCCAACCTGGTCCGCGACCAGCTGCGCGGCCGGCGGATGATCCTCGTGCTGGACAACGTGCGGTCCGCCGACCAGGTCCGCGCGATCGTCCCGGGCGAGACGCCGTCCCGGATCCTGGTGACCAGCCGGGGCCGGCTCCCCGCGCTCGACGACGCCTGGCACTTCCCGGTCGACGTGCTGCCGCTCGAGGACGCCGTTCGGCTCCTGCGGTCCGTCGCGGGCGAGCACGCCCCGGCCGACGACAGTGTGGCGACCGAGCTCGTCCGGCACTGCGGGCGCCTTCCGCTCGCGATCCGCATCGTGGCCGCCCGGTTCGTCGCCGGCGGCTGGACGGCGACGAGGCTGCGCGACCGGCTCGCCGACGAGAAGACCCGGCTCGGCACCCTGGACGACGGCGAGCGCAGCGTCGCCACCGCGTTCGCCGTCTCCTACGATTCCCTGCCCGGCGACCAGCGGCGGCTGCTCGGCCTGCTCGCCCTCCACCCCGCGACCACCGCGGAGATCGCCGCCGTCGAAGCGCTCACGGGCCTCGGCCCCGGCGAAGCCGACCGGCTGGTGGACCGGCTGCACGACGCCCACCTGGTCGTCCGCGACGAACGGGGGTACGTCGAGCTCCACGACCTGATGCGGATGTTCGCCTCGACCCACGCGCTTCCCGGCCTCGCACCGGACGACCGCGAAGTCGCCGTGAGCCGGCTGGTCGACCACGCGCTGACGACGACGCTCGCGGCCGACGAACTCGCGGAGCCCTACCGGTTCCGCCCGGACACGGGACTCCCGGCGTCGTCCACGGTTCCGTTCGCCGACGCGGACGGCGCGCTCGCCTGGCTGACCGCGCAGTGGCCGATGCTGGCCGAGATCGTCGACTCGGCGTTCCGGCACGGGTTGCACGACCGCTGCTGGCAGCTCGCGTTCGTGCTCCGCGCGTTCTTCTTCCGCGAGAAGCTGTTCGAGCCGTGGATCCGGACGCACGAGCGCGCGCTCGAGGCGGCGCGGGCGACCGGCGACCTCAGCGCGACCGGGATGATTCTCAACAACCTGGGCATGGCGCACATCGAGTCAGGTCGCGTCGACGAGGCGATCCGGTTCCATCAGCAGGCCCAGGAGTGCTTCGCCCAGGCCCGCGACGACCGCGGCGCGATCGACGCGCTGTCCAGCCTGGCGTGGGCGCGCCTGTACCGCGGCGAAGCCGAAGCGACGCTGACCGACCTGACGACGGTGCTGGACGTCTACCGCCGGACCGGCCGGACCCGGAACGTCGTCATCGCCCTGCGCGGCATCGCGCTCGCTTCGACGGCACTGGACCGGTTTCCGGAAGCGCTGTCCAGCGCACGGGAGGCCGTCGAGCTCGCTCAGCTGCCGGTCGACCGGGCGATGTCGGTCAACGGCGAGGCGTGGGTGCGGTTCCGCGCCGGGCAGTGGGACGACGCCGAGCGCTGTTATCGCCTCGCGGCCGAACTGGCGGACGACGCCGGCAGCGAATACGAACGCGCGCGGGCATTGACGGGCCTGGGCAACACGGCAGCCGGCCGCGGCGACCACCAGGCGGCGGCTCGCTGGTGGGCGGAGGCCGCCGCGTACCGGGTCACGCTCGATCCGACCGTGCTCGGCGAGGCCGCGTACCGGAACAGCCTCGCCGTCGCGGAGTGA
- a CDS encoding TerD family protein gives MGVSLTKGGNVSLTKEAPGLSAVTVGLGWDERTTSGEEFDLDASAIALGTDGNALSEKHFVFFNNLTTPDGAVRHTGDNLTGGGDGDDEQITVDLANLPAEIDKIVFPVSIYEAESRGQAFGQVRNAFIRVVNQADGAELARYDLSEDASTETAMVFGELYRNGGDWKFRAVGQGYTSGLAGIAKDYGINAA, from the coding sequence ATGGGCGTGAGCCTGACCAAGGGTGGCAACGTTTCGCTGACGAAGGAGGCGCCCGGGCTGAGCGCGGTCACCGTCGGCCTCGGCTGGGACGAGCGGACCACGAGCGGCGAGGAGTTCGACCTCGACGCGAGCGCGATCGCCCTCGGGACGGACGGCAATGCCTTGTCCGAGAAGCACTTCGTCTTCTTCAACAACCTGACCACACCGGACGGCGCGGTGCGGCACACGGGCGACAACCTCACCGGCGGCGGGGACGGCGACGACGAGCAGATCACCGTCGACCTCGCGAACCTGCCGGCCGAGATCGACAAGATCGTGTTCCCCGTTTCCATCTACGAAGCCGAATCCCGCGGCCAGGCCTTCGGGCAGGTGCGCAACGCCTTCATCCGCGTCGTGAACCAGGCCGACGGCGCCGAGCTGGCCCGGTACGACCTTTCCGAAGACGCGTCCACGGAGACCGCGATGGTCTTCGGCGAGCTCTACCGCAACGGCGGCGACTGGAAGTTCCGGGCCGTCGGCCAGGGCTACACCTCGGGCCTGGCCGGAATCGCCAAGGACTACGGGATCAACGCCGCCTGA